The Pseudomonas azotoformans genome has a segment encoding these proteins:
- a CDS encoding polysaccharide deacetylase family protein: protein MAKDILCAFGVDVDAVAGWLGSYGGEDSPDDISRGLFAGEIGAPRLLKLFERYGLRTTWFIPGHSMETFPEQMKAVADAGHEIGVHGYSHENPIAMTAEQEEIVLDKSIELITQVTGKRPTGYVAPWWEFSKVTNELLLKKGIKYDHSLMHNDFHPYYVRKGDSWTKIDYSQHPDTWMKPLVRGEETDLVEIPANWYLDDLPPMMFIKKAPNSHGFVNPRHLEEMWRDQFDWVYREHEHAVFTMTIHPDVSGRPQVLLMLERLIEHIQSHAGVRFVTFDEIADDFIRRQPRT from the coding sequence ATGGCTAAAGACATTCTCTGTGCATTCGGCGTCGACGTTGACGCCGTCGCCGGCTGGCTCGGTTCCTACGGCGGCGAAGATTCGCCGGACGACATCTCCCGTGGCCTGTTCGCCGGTGAAATCGGCGCGCCACGCCTGCTCAAACTGTTCGAGCGCTACGGCCTGCGCACCACTTGGTTTATCCCTGGCCACTCGATGGAAACCTTCCCCGAGCAAATGAAAGCCGTGGCCGACGCCGGTCACGAAATCGGTGTGCACGGCTACAGCCACGAAAACCCCATCGCCATGACCGCCGAGCAGGAAGAAATCGTCCTGGATAAATCCATCGAGCTGATCACCCAGGTCACCGGCAAACGCCCGACGGGTTACGTGGCGCCGTGGTGGGAATTCAGCAAGGTCACCAACGAACTGCTGCTGAAAAAAGGCATCAAGTACGACCACAGCCTGATGCACAACGACTTCCACCCCTACTACGTGCGCAAGGGCGACAGCTGGACCAAGATCGACTACAGCCAGCACCCCGACACCTGGATGAAACCCCTGGTTCGCGGCGAAGAAACCGACCTGGTGGAGATCCCGGCCAACTGGTACCTGGACGACCTGCCGCCGATGATGTTCATCAAAAAAGCCCCCAACAGCCACGGCTTCGTCAACCCGCGTCACCTGGAAGAAATGTGGCGCGACCAGTTCGACTGGGTCTACCGCGAACACGAACACGCGGTGTTCACCATGACCATCCACCCCGACGTATCCGGCCGCCCACAAGTGCTGCTGATGCTGGAGCGCCTGATCGAACACATCCAGAGCCATGCCGGCGTGCGCTTCGTCACCTTTGACGAAATCGCCGACGACTTCATCCGCCGCCAACCCCGTACCTGA
- a CDS encoding methylamine utilization protein translates to MARIFSLLSLAALLLAAAGLVPAATLEVLAYQADGRPVTDAVVTVRGPVGAPEGVLKADMDQRGQRFAPHVLAVHTGTQVRFPNSDNIRHQVYSFSTAKRFELRLYEGTPSDPLLFDKPGVVVLGCNIHDWMLGYIYVTDDPRFGVSDAEGRVRLEQLPAGDYHVTLWHPQLAGMQPLDGGTLKIPAAGLSHRVSMSLEPASADLPPTPSAFGDAFNRAARETAQ, encoded by the coding sequence ATGGCTCGGATTTTCTCTCTGTTATCCCTTGCTGCGCTGTTGCTGGCGGCGGCCGGCCTTGTGCCTGCGGCGACGCTTGAGGTGTTGGCTTACCAGGCCGATGGCCGCCCGGTGACCGACGCGGTGGTGACCGTGCGGGGCCCGGTTGGTGCGCCCGAGGGTGTGCTCAAGGCGGATATGGACCAGCGCGGCCAACGCTTCGCGCCCCATGTGTTGGCGGTGCATACCGGCACGCAGGTGCGCTTCCCCAATAGCGACAATATTCGTCATCAGGTCTATTCGTTTTCCACCGCCAAGCGCTTTGAGCTGCGGCTATACGAGGGCACGCCATCCGACCCGCTGCTGTTCGACAAGCCCGGGGTCGTGGTGTTGGGCTGCAATATCCATGATTGGATGCTCGGCTATATCTACGTGACCGATGATCCTCGCTTCGGTGTCAGCGATGCCGAGGGACGCGTGCGCCTGGAGCAACTGCCGGCCGGTGACTACCACGTGACCCTGTGGCACCCGCAGTTGGCGGGTATGCAGCCGCTGGACGGCGGTACCTTGAAAATCCCCGCTGCGGGCCTGAGCCATCGGGTTTCAATGAGCCTGGAGCCTGCGTCCGCGGATCTGCCGCCGACGCCCAGCGCCTTTGGTGATGCCTTCAATCGAGCCGCCCGTGAAACTGCGCAGTAG
- a CDS encoding group I truncated hemoglobin has product MRWLPLVLVVCLSACAQQPPKDDSLYRDLGAMPGITRIVEGLLLNIARDERIVERFRRIDIQRLRNKLIEQFCVEAGGPCTYTGDSMAESHKGQNVSRSDFNALVEDLIKAMDQEGISVPVQNRLIARLALMRGEVIEH; this is encoded by the coding sequence ATGCGCTGGTTACCGCTGGTTCTCGTCGTGTGCCTCAGCGCCTGCGCGCAACAACCACCGAAGGATGACAGCCTGTACCGCGACCTTGGCGCCATGCCCGGCATCACGCGGATTGTCGAAGGTCTGCTGCTGAACATCGCCCGGGATGAACGCATCGTCGAGCGGTTTCGTCGCATTGATATCCAGCGTTTGCGCAACAAGTTGATCGAACAGTTTTGTGTGGAGGCGGGCGGGCCGTGCACCTATACCGGGGATAGCATGGCGGAGAGTCATAAGGGGCAAAATGTGAGCCGCAGTGATTTTAATGCGTTGGTGGAGGATTTGATCAAGGCGATGGATCAGGAAGGCATCTCGGTGCCGGTACAGAACCGCCTGATTGCGCGGTTGGCGCTGATGCGCGGCGAAGTGATCGAACACTGA
- a CDS encoding putative bifunctional diguanylate cyclase/phosphodiesterase — protein MRWRHTFQTRIAGVLALLLLVVVGATYFAVKTATTRAVENQAQVQLQTGSQVFERLIDLRGRRLQYGLDWLTVDLPFKQAVAEGKTVPILAALRRHGTGIRSSEVFVLDLDGKVMVSTLPILTRGQLFPYDNALRHARRTGLQMLIVALDGRPYLLVQDEVLDELPIARIVMGFPMDKLFANELRSMSNLEVSFLSVQNGIPGPLYSTQPDAYQAATLSLLREGHVDPEPKIHLFYGQRVLSQVLPLANTDDGDEVRVLLQSPLDHALESFAPLDRQFLGIALAVLLVSLAGALFLARRVSRPLNALVQAAERIGAGDYRTPVRVRSHDEFGLLARAFNAMQSGIAVRERQLAHNALHDPLTGLPNRALAMERLGSAISARRPVVLLYVGIENYRVINEGFGPEGVEEMLREASRCLSMSLLASDTAARIAGSEFLLLLENTEVDRAVARADRLYALLTEPQRIGHDELRHEVSIGIAAYPADGQQVEELISRAAIARHDAASLPGHLQIYQQDRDLAHQRQITLIRDLRRAAIEGELFLCYQPKLDLKHGHVRQAEALLRWQHPTLGQVSPAEFIPLAERTGSMGSLTLWVIEEAIRQIAEWSQRGMLIQLSVNISVDDLADDDLAIRVTALLMQYQVDAEQLIFEITESAIMHNPQQALSVLEQLRGCGISLSVDDFGTGYSSLAQLQRLPVQELKIDQSFIRNLDSTSGDGVIVRSTIEMSHNLGLKVVAEGVEFAPSLKLLKQWNCDTAQGYLISRPLNAMAFEMWMRRERVPI, from the coding sequence ATGAGGTGGCGCCACACGTTCCAAACCCGCATCGCCGGGGTGCTGGCGCTGTTACTGCTGGTGGTGGTCGGCGCCACCTATTTCGCCGTCAAGACCGCCACCACCCGCGCCGTGGAAAACCAGGCGCAAGTCCAGTTGCAAACCGGCAGCCAAGTGTTCGAGCGCCTCATCGACCTGCGCGGGCGGCGCCTGCAATACGGGCTCGACTGGCTGACCGTCGACCTCCCGTTCAAACAAGCTGTGGCCGAAGGCAAGACTGTGCCGATTCTGGCTGCATTGCGTCGCCACGGCACGGGCATCCGTTCCAGCGAGGTCTTCGTACTGGACCTGGACGGCAAGGTCATGGTCAGCACCTTGCCCATCCTCACGCGCGGCCAGCTTTTCCCCTATGACAACGCCCTGCGCCATGCCCGGCGCACGGGCCTGCAGATGCTGATCGTGGCCTTGGACGGACGGCCGTATCTGTTGGTGCAGGATGAAGTGCTCGACGAGTTGCCCATCGCACGCATCGTCATGGGCTTTCCCATGGACAAGCTGTTCGCCAATGAGCTGCGTTCCATGAGCAATCTGGAGGTGTCGTTCCTCAGCGTGCAAAACGGCATCCCCGGCCCGCTGTACAGCACGCAGCCGGATGCTTACCAGGCCGCCACTCTCAGCCTGTTGCGCGAGGGGCATGTCGACCCCGAGCCGAAAATCCACTTGTTCTATGGCCAGCGGGTACTCAGCCAGGTGCTGCCGCTGGCCAACACCGACGATGGCGATGAAGTGCGCGTGCTGCTGCAAAGCCCACTCGACCATGCCCTGGAATCCTTTGCGCCGCTGGACCGGCAGTTCCTCGGGATTGCCCTGGCAGTGCTGCTGGTGTCGTTGGCCGGCGCGCTGTTTCTGGCGCGACGGGTATCGCGCCCGCTCAATGCCCTGGTGCAGGCGGCCGAGCGTATCGGTGCCGGTGATTACCGCACACCGGTGCGAGTACGCAGTCACGATGAATTCGGCTTGCTGGCCCGCGCCTTCAATGCCATGCAAAGCGGCATTGCCGTGCGTGAGCGGCAGTTGGCGCATAACGCCCTGCACGATCCATTGACCGGTTTGCCCAACCGCGCCCTGGCCATGGAGCGCCTGGGCAGTGCGATCAGTGCGCGACGGCCGGTGGTGTTGCTGTACGTCGGCATCGAAAATTACCGGGTGATCAACGAAGGTTTCGGCCCTGAAGGCGTTGAAGAGATGCTGCGCGAAGCCAGTCGCTGCCTGTCCATGAGCCTGTTGGCCAGCGATACGGCGGCGCGTATCGCTGGCAGTGAGTTCCTGCTGCTACTGGAAAACACTGAGGTTGATCGCGCCGTGGCCCGCGCCGACCGTCTCTACGCGCTGCTCACCGAGCCGCAGCGCATCGGCCATGACGAGCTGCGCCACGAAGTGAGCATCGGCATCGCCGCCTACCCGGCCGACGGCCAGCAAGTGGAAGAGTTGATCAGCCGCGCCGCCATCGCCCGGCATGACGCGGCCAGCCTGCCGGGGCATTTGCAGATCTACCAGCAGGACCGCGACCTGGCCCACCAACGTCAGATCACCCTGATTCGTGACCTGCGTCGAGCGGCCATCGAGGGTGAGTTGTTCCTGTGTTACCAGCCCAAACTCGACCTCAAGCATGGCCACGTACGCCAGGCCGAAGCCTTGTTGCGCTGGCAGCACCCGACCCTCGGCCAGGTGTCTCCGGCAGAGTTCATCCCCTTGGCCGAACGCACCGGCAGCATGGGCAGCCTGACCCTGTGGGTGATTGAAGAAGCCATCCGCCAGATCGCCGAGTGGTCGCAGCGCGGCATGCTGATCCAGCTGTCGGTGAATATCTCGGTGGATGATTTGGCTGATGATGACCTGGCGATTCGTGTCACTGCGCTGTTGATGCAATATCAGGTGGACGCCGAGCAACTGATTTTCGAGATCACCGAAAGCGCGATCATGCACAACCCACAACAGGCCCTCAGTGTGTTGGAGCAGTTGCGCGGCTGCGGCATCAGTTTGTCGGTGGATGACTTCGGCACCGGCTATTCATCGCTCGCGCAATTGCAGCGCCTGCCGGTGCAGGAGTTGAAGATCGACCAATCCTTCATACGCAACCTCGACAGCACCAGTGGCGACGGGGTGATCGTGCGCTCCACCATCGAGATGAGCCATAACCTTGGGCTCAAGGTCGTCGCCGAGGGCGTGGAATTCGCCCCCAGCCTGAAGCTGCTCAAACAGTGGAATTGCGACACTGCCCAGGGCTACCTGATCAGTCGGCCCTTGAATGCCATGGCGTTCGAGATGTGGATGCGTCGCGAACGGGTGCCGATCTAG
- a CDS encoding SDR family NAD(P)-dependent oxidoreductase yields MSRKVALITGAASGIGQALAVAYARNGVAVVGGYYPADPYDPQTTVSLVDEAGGECLMLPLDVGDTASVDALAAQAIQHFGRLDYAVANAGLLRRAPLLEMTDALWDEMLNVDLTGVMRTFRAATRHMHAGGALVAISSIAGGVYGWQEHSHYAAAKAGVPGLCRSLAVELAAKGIRCNAVIPGLIETPQSLDAKNSLGPEGLAKAAHAIPLGRVGRADEVASLVQFLTSDASSYLTGQSIVIDGGLTVRWPD; encoded by the coding sequence ATGAGCCGTAAAGTTGCCTTGATTACCGGTGCCGCCAGCGGCATCGGCCAAGCCCTCGCCGTGGCTTATGCCCGTAATGGCGTAGCGGTGGTCGGCGGGTATTACCCGGCCGATCCCTATGACCCGCAGACCACCGTCAGCCTGGTGGACGAGGCGGGCGGGGAGTGCCTGATGCTGCCGTTGGACGTGGGTGACACCGCTTCGGTCGATGCACTGGCCGCGCAAGCCATCCAGCATTTCGGCCGACTCGATTACGCCGTGGCCAACGCCGGCCTGCTGCGCCGCGCACCCTTGCTGGAGATGACCGACGCGTTGTGGGACGAAATGCTCAATGTCGACCTCACGGGGGTGATGCGCACCTTCCGCGCGGCAACTCGACATATGCATGCAGGCGGCGCGCTGGTGGCGATTTCGTCGATTGCCGGCGGCGTGTATGGCTGGCAGGAACACAGCCACTACGCGGCGGCCAAGGCTGGCGTGCCGGGGCTGTGCCGGTCGCTGGCGGTGGAATTGGCGGCCAAGGGCATTCGTTGCAATGCGGTGATTCCTGGGTTGATCGAGACGCCGCAGTCGCTGGATGCAAAGAACTCGCTGGGGCCGGAAGGCTTGGCCAAAGCGGCGCACGCGATTCCGTTGGGCCGGGTAGGGCGGGCGGATGAAGTGGCGTCGCTGGTGCAGTTTTTGACCAGTGACGCGTCGAGCTATCTGACCGGGCAAAGCATTGTCATCGACGGTGGCCTTACCGTGCGCTGGCCGGACTGA
- a CDS encoding MFS transporter: protein MSIYNKLDLTGWKPRQLTSKEVRFATWIAFFAWVFAVYDFILFGTLLPEIGRHFGWGEVEQAEIATWVAVGTAVVAFAIGPVVDKLGRRTGIIFTVAGSALCSALTAIGGAWGKSPLILIRSLGGLGYAEETVNATYLSELYGASEDPRLTKRRGFIYSLVQGGWPVGALIAAGLTALLLPVIGWQGCFIFAAIPAIVIAIMARKLKESPQFQIHQRISQLRKSGAVTEAQNVAATYGVDYDEHSKAGLKAAFRGPARRATLVIGAALLLNWAAIQVFSVLGTSVIISVHHISFENSLIILVLSNLVGYCGYLSHGWMGDKIGRRNVIGLGWMLGGLSFAGMLFGPSNMPMVVGLYSLGLFFLIGPYSAALFFISESFPTSIRATGGAIIHAMGPIGAVVAGFGATQVLSAGSDWQTAALWFGALPCFLSGALMFAARHVRPETVQ, encoded by the coding sequence ATGTCCATCTACAACAAGCTTGACCTGACTGGCTGGAAACCCCGGCAATTGACGTCCAAGGAGGTGCGTTTCGCCACCTGGATCGCGTTTTTCGCCTGGGTGTTTGCGGTGTATGACTTCATCCTGTTCGGCACCTTGTTGCCGGAGATCGGTCGGCATTTTGGCTGGGGTGAAGTGGAGCAAGCGGAAATCGCGACGTGGGTGGCGGTGGGCACGGCGGTGGTCGCGTTTGCCATCGGCCCGGTGGTGGACAAATTGGGGCGGCGCACCGGGATTATCTTCACGGTGGCCGGCTCTGCGCTGTGCTCGGCGCTGACGGCGATTGGCGGGGCGTGGGGTAAGTCGCCGCTGATCTTGATCCGTTCCTTGGGCGGTTTGGGGTATGCCGAGGAAACCGTCAACGCCACGTATTTGAGTGAATTGTACGGTGCCTCTGAGGATCCGCGCCTGACCAAGCGCCGGGGTTTTATCTACAGCCTGGTGCAGGGCGGCTGGCCGGTGGGTGCTTTGATTGCCGCCGGTTTGACCGCGCTGTTGCTGCCGGTCATTGGCTGGCAGGGCTGCTTCATCTTCGCCGCGATCCCGGCCATCGTCATCGCGATCATGGCGCGCAAGCTCAAGGAGAGCCCGCAGTTCCAGATCCACCAGCGCATCAGCCAATTGCGTAAAAGCGGCGCCGTCACAGAAGCGCAAAACGTCGCCGCCACCTACGGCGTGGATTACGACGAACACAGCAAGGCGGGCCTTAAAGCCGCGTTCCGTGGCCCGGCGCGTCGCGCCACCTTAGTGATTGGCGCGGCACTGTTGCTCAACTGGGCGGCGATCCAGGTGTTCAGCGTGCTCGGTACCTCGGTGATCATCAGCGTGCACCACATCTCGTTCGAGAACTCGCTGATCATCCTGGTGCTGTCGAACCTGGTCGGCTATTGCGGTTACCTCAGCCACGGCTGGATGGGCGACAAGATCGGCCGTCGCAACGTGATCGGCCTGGGCTGGATGCTCGGCGGCCTGTCGTTTGCCGGGATGCTGTTTGGCCCAAGCAATATGCCGATGGTGGTCGGGCTGTACAGCCTGGGCCTGTTCTTCCTGATCGGGCCGTACTCGGCGGCGCTGTTCTTTATCAGCGAGAGTTTCCCCACCAGCATCCGCGCCACCGGTGGCGCAATCATCCATGCCATGGGCCCGATTGGTGCGGTAGTCGCAGGTTTTGGCGCGACCCAGGTGTTGTCCGCTGGCAGCGACTGGCAGACCGCTGCGCTGTGGTTCGGTGCGCTGCCGTGCTTCCTGTCTGGCGCCTTGATGTTTGCCGCACGTCATGTGCGTCCGGAAACCGTTCAGTAA
- a CDS encoding DUF3034 family protein: MTVRVSFLIGCLGVLTLQTAWADNGRLIATGGASSIEGTAGGGITPWAVLAGYGEQHEWGATAFATTVNLPDYRLDVAGLALAYDNRVEVSFARQRFDLGTLVHTLNLPEDNLGQDVLGLKVRLFGDVIYDDLPQVSLGLEYKHQTNFDIPKLVGAKRDSDVEGYLAASRLFMGAAFGYNVLVNGSLRYSRANEIGLLGFGGDRRDSRSLLKEGSLALLLNPRWAVGVEYREKPDNLSFAGESDWADVFVGYFPNKHVSFVLAYARLGEIATLANQNGTYLSVQGSF; the protein is encoded by the coding sequence ATGACGGTGCGTGTTTCTTTTCTGATCGGTTGCCTTGGTGTACTGACCCTGCAAACGGCGTGGGCCGATAACGGCCGTCTGATTGCCACGGGTGGCGCCAGCAGCATTGAAGGTACGGCGGGCGGCGGGATCACGCCGTGGGCGGTGCTGGCCGGTTATGGCGAACAGCACGAGTGGGGTGCCACGGCGTTCGCCACCACGGTCAACCTGCCGGACTATCGGCTGGACGTGGCCGGGTTGGCGCTGGCGTATGACAACCGCGTCGAAGTGTCTTTCGCCCGCCAGCGTTTCGACCTCGGCACGCTGGTGCACACGCTCAATCTGCCCGAAGACAACCTCGGCCAGGACGTGCTGGGCCTCAAGGTGCGACTGTTTGGCGACGTGATCTACGACGATTTGCCCCAAGTGTCCCTGGGCTTGGAATACAAGCACCAGACCAACTTCGACATCCCGAAGTTGGTGGGCGCCAAGCGTGACAGCGACGTCGAAGGCTACCTCGCCGCCAGTCGCTTGTTCATGGGCGCCGCGTTTGGCTACAACGTGCTGGTCAACGGCAGCCTGCGCTACAGCCGGGCGAATGAAATCGGTTTGCTTGGCTTTGGCGGCGACCGCCGCGACAGCCGCAGCCTGCTCAAGGAAGGCTCGCTGGCGCTGCTGCTCAACCCGCGCTGGGCGGTGGGCGTGGAGTACCGCGAGAAGCCCGACAACCTGTCGTTTGCCGGCGAAAGTGACTGGGCGGATGTGTTCGTCGGCTACTTTCCCAACAAGCATGTGTCGTTTGTATTGGCCTACGCACGCCTCGGCGAAATCGCCACGCTGGCTAATCAGAACGGCACTTATCTGTCTGTGCAGGGGAGTTTCTGA
- a CDS encoding ABC transporter substrate-binding protein — MITLRVLGTSVTLLECLRVRAEQELGIRLVYQVHDVEQAQRIAVMQPDSYDLYDQWFHNVDFVWPARAIQPIDTRRIALWHEINDLPKRGRLSPDDRLGSGSVPSERLFVQHDGSLGSTVTERISMLPLTHNADSFAYRPERLPEGFCHGNESWGWLLDPAWRARTALQSDAAIGALDAALAVQGAGLASFRDIGNMSIEEIDVLADILVRKQKEGHFAAFWSDDEEAAQLMLSPSIDIQSLWSPTLMRLHRAGVKYRLAVPREGYRAWFGGLSLSRHAKGPVLDAAYAYLNWWLSGWPGAVMARQGYYIGNPARSRDHLSSAEWDYWYAGKPAREELLGSDGLPLIDVGEVRDGGSYEARMGHIAVWNSVMDEHNYLVRRWGDFMRARCV; from the coding sequence ATGATCACTCTGCGCGTCCTCGGCACCTCCGTCACCCTGCTTGAATGCCTGCGCGTCCGTGCGGAACAGGAGCTGGGTATTCGCCTGGTCTACCAAGTACACGATGTCGAGCAGGCCCAACGCATCGCGGTGATGCAACCCGACAGCTACGACCTCTACGACCAATGGTTCCACAACGTCGACTTCGTGTGGCCGGCCCGGGCCATCCAGCCTATCGACACCCGGCGCATCGCGCTGTGGCACGAAATCAATGATTTGCCCAAGCGCGGTCGCCTATCACCGGATGACCGACTGGGCAGCGGCAGCGTGCCCAGCGAACGGTTGTTCGTGCAGCACGACGGCAGCCTCGGCAGCACGGTCACCGAGCGCATCAGCATGTTGCCCCTGACCCACAACGCCGACAGTTTCGCCTACCGTCCCGAACGCTTGCCCGAAGGCTTTTGCCACGGTAATGAAAGCTGGGGCTGGCTGCTCGATCCTGCTTGGCGTGCACGCACGGCTTTGCAAAGTGATGCCGCCATCGGCGCGCTGGATGCTGCATTGGCGGTGCAGGGTGCGGGGCTGGCCAGTTTCAGGGACATCGGCAATATGAGCATCGAGGAGATCGACGTGCTCGCCGATATCCTGGTGCGCAAGCAGAAGGAGGGGCACTTTGCGGCGTTCTGGTCTGATGATGAAGAGGCGGCGCAATTGATGCTCAGCCCGAGTATCGATATCCAGAGCCTGTGGTCGCCGACCTTGATGCGCCTTCATCGCGCGGGTGTGAAATACCGCTTGGCGGTGCCGCGTGAAGGCTATCGCGCGTGGTTTGGTGGGTTGTCGTTGTCGCGACATGCGAAGGGGCCGGTGTTGGATGCGGCTTATGCGTATTTGAATTGGTGGTTGTCGGGGTGGCCTGGGGCGGTGATGGCGCGCCAGGGGTATTACATTGGCAATCCGGCGCGGAGTCGGGATCACTTGAGCAGTGCGGAGTGGGATTACTGGTATGCCGGCAAGCCTGCTCGGGAGGAGTTGCTCGGGAGTGATGGGTTGCCGTTGATTGATGTGGGTGAGGTGCGGGATGGGGGGTCTTATGAGGCGCGTATGGGGCACATTGCGGTGTGGAATTCGGTGATGGATGAGCATAATTATCTGGTGCGCAGGTGGGGGGATTTTATGCGGGCTCGGTGTGTTTGA
- a CDS encoding amidase encodes MSDATSMAEDFASGRSDPVQILEQAIEKASEVPAVFISLTAERARREAEAAAARWRAGQPLSVFDGVPLAWKDLFDVAGSVTTAGAAYRRTAPAALLDAPSVGLLCRAGMVSVGKTNLSELAYSGLGLNPHFGTPHNPHGTDQPRIPGGSSSGSAVAVAAGIVPIGMGTDTAGSIRIPSAFNGLVGYRSSSRRYSRDGVFPLAHTLDSLGPLTRSVRDALAIDDLLHGRTQTHTARSLKGQRFVLAQQDVEPAVRNNLLRAVEQLKAHGALIEERECPTFQATLDLIKHHGWLGSFEAFALHEALLDSPDAEQLDPRVRRRLEAARTLPASQLLHLVDARRRLQQQLVDDLDGAILIIPTVAHVAPALAPLEADDDLFVNTNLATLRLTMPGSLLDMPGVNLPSGRDAQGLPTGLLLSAPTGEDARLLRAALSVESVLNV; translated from the coding sequence ATGTCAGACGCCACATCAATGGCCGAGGATTTCGCCAGCGGTCGCAGCGATCCGGTGCAAATCCTCGAACAGGCAATCGAAAAGGCGAGTGAGGTCCCGGCGGTGTTTATCAGCCTGACCGCCGAGCGTGCGCGTCGCGAAGCCGAAGCCGCTGCCGCCCGTTGGCGCGCCGGCCAGCCGTTGAGCGTATTCGACGGCGTGCCCCTGGCTTGGAAGGATCTGTTCGACGTGGCCGGCAGCGTCACCACTGCGGGCGCGGCCTACCGCCGCACTGCGCCTGCCGCGTTGCTCGACGCACCAAGCGTAGGTCTGCTGTGCCGCGCCGGGATGGTCAGTGTGGGCAAGACCAACCTCAGCGAACTGGCCTATTCCGGCCTGGGCCTGAACCCGCATTTCGGCACGCCGCACAACCCCCATGGCACTGACCAACCGCGCATTCCTGGCGGTTCGTCGTCCGGTTCAGCCGTGGCCGTCGCCGCTGGCATCGTGCCGATCGGCATGGGCACCGACACCGCCGGTTCGATCCGCATTCCCTCTGCCTTCAACGGCCTGGTGGGGTACCGCAGCAGCAGCCGACGCTACAGCCGCGACGGCGTGTTCCCGTTGGCCCATACCCTCGATAGCCTGGGCCCGCTGACTCGCAGTGTGCGTGATGCCCTGGCCATTGACGATCTGCTGCATGGCCGCACTCAAACCCACACCGCCCGCAGCCTCAAGGGTCAGCGTTTTGTGCTGGCGCAACAGGATGTTGAACCCGCTGTGCGCAACAACCTGCTGCGCGCCGTGGAGCAACTCAAGGCCCACGGCGCACTGATCGAAGAGCGCGAATGCCCGACCTTCCAGGCCACCCTCGACCTGATCAAACACCACGGCTGGCTCGGTTCCTTCGAAGCCTTCGCCCTGCACGAAGCCTTGCTCGACAGCCCTGACGCCGAACAACTCGACCCGCGTGTACGCCGCCGCCTCGAAGCCGCGCGCACGCTGCCGGCCAGCCAACTGCTGCATCTGGTCGATGCCCGCCGCCGCCTGCAACAGCAACTGGTCGACGACCTCGACGGCGCCATCCTCATCATCCCCACCGTCGCCCACGTCGCACCCGCATTGGCACCGCTGGAAGCCGACGACGACCTGTTTGTGAACACCAACCTCGCCACCCTGCGCCTGACCATGCCCGGCAGTTTGCTCGACATGCCTGGTGTGAACCTGCCCAGCGGCCGCGATGCCCAGGGCCTGCCCACCGGGCTGCTGCTCAGCGCCCCGACGGGGGAAGACGCTCGCCTGCTGCGCGCAGCGTTGTCCGTCGAATCCGTACTCAACGTTTAA
- a CDS encoding CobW family GTP-binding protein produces the protein MSIALNVITGFLGSGKTTLLKRLLQGESLGDTALLINEFGDVGIDHLLVEEVAPDTVLLPSGCVCCSIRGELKDALLGLLQRRERGEIPAFKRVILETTGLADPAPILATLNNDVQLRGRFHIGLVITLVDASHADLQERLHPEWLAQVAAADRLLLSKTDLAGDCTALCAHLQALNAGTPILDTHDIHSGDQLLLGEGLRSAEPAVEVSRWQLHRTTTATHGAAQVCSLTFDQPLDWVGFGVWLSMLLRCHGERILRVKGLLNVNASNAPIVIHGVQHCLHAPVHLPAWPGTDRQSRLVFILRGLDPELLRRSFNVFSRRFAA, from the coding sequence ATGAGCATCGCCCTTAATGTCATCACCGGCTTCCTCGGCAGCGGCAAGACCACCTTGCTCAAGCGTCTGCTGCAAGGCGAGAGCCTGGGCGACACCGCGCTGCTGATCAACGAATTCGGCGATGTCGGCATCGACCATCTGCTGGTGGAAGAAGTCGCGCCGGACACCGTACTGCTGCCCAGCGGCTGCGTGTGTTGTTCGATCCGAGGCGAGCTGAAGGACGCGCTGCTCGGCCTGCTGCAACGCCGCGAGCGTGGTGAAATCCCGGCGTTCAAGCGCGTCATTCTGGAGACCACCGGCCTGGCCGACCCGGCGCCGATTCTTGCCACCCTGAACAACGACGTGCAACTGCGCGGGCGTTTCCATATTGGCTTGGTGATCACCCTGGTCGATGCCAGCCACGCCGACCTGCAAGAACGCCTGCACCCGGAATGGCTGGCGCAGGTGGCGGCGGCGGATCGCCTGCTGTTGAGCAAGACCGACCTGGCCGGCGATTGCACGGCGTTATGCGCTCACTTGCAGGCGCTGAATGCCGGTACGCCGATCCTCGATACCCACGACATCCACAGCGGCGATCAACTGTTGCTCGGCGAAGGCCTGCGCAGCGCCGAACCCGCCGTGGAAGTCAGTCGCTGGCAACTGCATCGCACCACCACCGCGACCCACGGCGCCGCCCAAGTGTGCAGCCTGACCTTCGACCAGCCGCTGGACTGGGTGGGTTTCGGGGTGTGGTTGTCGATGCTGTTAAGATGCCACGGCGAACGAATCCTTCGTGTCAAAGGGCTGCTCAACGTGAACGCCAGTAACGCTCCCATCGTCATTCATGGTGTGCAGCATTGCCTGCATGCGCCGGTTCATTTGCCTGCATGGCCGGGCACCGATCGGCAGTCGCGCCTGGTGTTTATCCTGCGCGGCCTCGACCCCGAGCTGTTGCGACGCTCCTTCAACGTGTTTTCACGGCGTTTCGCGGCATGA